One window of Chroococcidiopsis sp. TS-821 genomic DNA carries:
- the rsmG gene encoding 16S rRNA (guanine(527)-N(7))-methyltransferase RsmG: protein MEPSPLLPQMLDWQQLNWQPTPAQQEKFQRLYELILAGNRQLNLTRITAPLEFWEKHLWDSLRGIAPYLSTPETTIKVIDVGTGAGFPGIPVAIALPYSHVTLLDSTRKKMTFLDNLLAELGIQNATTLVGRAESINKLPQYHQSYDVALIRAVGAPHLCAEYTLPFLQPNGLAVLYRGHWTSDETEALQTKIKPLKGVIEKIEEFVTPLSHSDRHCVYLRKIS, encoded by the coding sequence ATGGAACCATCACCACTGCTGCCGCAAATGTTAGATTGGCAGCAACTCAATTGGCAACCTACACCGGCGCAACAAGAGAAGTTTCAACGCCTGTACGAACTGATTTTGGCGGGAAATCGTCAGCTGAATTTAACCCGCATCACTGCGCCTCTAGAATTTTGGGAGAAGCATTTGTGGGATTCACTGCGCGGAATTGCGCCCTATCTCTCTACGCCTGAGACAACTATAAAAGTAATTGACGTTGGTACAGGAGCAGGTTTTCCAGGGATTCCTGTTGCGATCGCCCTTCCTTACTCACACGTCACTCTCCTCGACTCGACGCGCAAAAAAATGACATTTCTGGATAATTTGTTAGCCGAACTTGGTATTCAAAACGCGACTACTCTGGTAGGTAGGGCAGAAAGTATCAACAAACTTCCGCAATATCATCAAAGTTATGATGTTGCGCTGATTCGTGCTGTAGGTGCGCCGCATCTTTGTGCTGAGTATACCTTGCCTTTTTTGCAGCCGAATGGTTTAGCGGTACTCTATCGCGGTCATTGGACAAGCGATGAAACGGAAGCTTTGCAAACTAAAATTAAGCCTTTGAAGGGTGTCATTGAGAAAATTGAAGAGTTTGTGACACCGCTAAGTCATAGCGATCGCCACTGCGTCTATTTACGGAAAATTTCTTGA
- a CDS encoding ABC transporter ATP-binding protein, with the protein MLYLKNLVYHPPASQTAILKSINLQLAPQNLGLIIGPSGSGKSTLLEILSGLVEATSGQIAWRDQELSADYLQQLGGLVFQFPERHFCGGTILEELRLGHPELGTERVRQALQEVGLEHLSLHAAPHALSGGQQRRLALAVQLIRQPHLLLLDEPTAGLDWSMRRQVVNLLAKLKQHWTLLVVTHDASDLLSIADSCWTLNHGVLEPVPDPALLAVKAQATRATVHQTSVYTIEETSEAS; encoded by the coding sequence ATGCTCTATCTTAAAAACCTCGTATATCACCCTCCCGCAAGCCAGACAGCGATTCTCAAATCGATTAATCTGCAATTAGCACCTCAGAACTTAGGTTTGATTATTGGTCCAAGTGGTTCGGGCAAAAGTACGCTCCTAGAAATTTTATCTGGACTTGTTGAAGCAACGTCAGGTCAAATTGCTTGGCGCGATCAAGAACTTAGTGCTGATTATCTACAACAACTCGGTGGCTTGGTTTTTCAATTTCCCGAACGTCATTTTTGCGGCGGTACGATTTTGGAGGAATTGCGCCTAGGACATCCGGAATTAGGGACAGAAAGAGTACGCCAAGCTTTACAAGAAGTTGGGTTAGAACATTTATCTTTACACGCTGCACCTCACGCGCTAAGTGGTGGACAGCAACGGCGTTTAGCTTTAGCTGTGCAACTTATTCGTCAACCGCATTTACTACTACTAGACGAGCCTACTGCTGGTTTAGACTGGTCAATGCGGCGACAGGTAGTAAATCTACTTGCAAAACTCAAACAGCACTGGACGCTACTTGTCGTCACGCACGATGCGAGTGATTTATTAAGTATTGCGGATAGTTGTTGGACGCTTAATCATGGCGTATTAGAACCCGTACCCGATCCCGCTTTACTTGCAGTCAAAGCTCAAGCTACTCGTGCAACTGTCCATCAAACCTCGGTTTATACAATTGAGGAAACCTCAGAAGCAAGCTAG
- a CDS encoding Sll0314/Alr1548 family TPR repeat-containing protein — protein sequence MRKKWFSQVQYAFAALASTTLLTLSVGFSPTLAQDPFRATNQRQIGDNTEAAFKAIFEQGNYQAAVNYLNQAATTEPNEPLAFAMKASLAYTLNNDINAFSNYGKRTLETGRQLIAQDPLRGNLYAAVGHFLQGAAALAREGTVRGTPQALSELRQVYAYLDKAEAIAPNDPELNLLRGYMDLMLAVNLPFSSPQQAIDRLVRFAGPRYLADRGLAIGYRDLDRYTEALTYVDRAIQATPNNPELYYLKAQILAEQGNKQNNPSALKAAVENFDRAIAKKDQLPSSLVQQIERERNRTVQRVSGAS from the coding sequence ATGCGTAAAAAATGGTTTTCTCAGGTACAATACGCCTTTGCGGCTTTAGCAAGTACAACTTTACTCACTCTTAGCGTAGGATTCAGCCCGACTTTAGCTCAAGATCCATTCCGCGCGACTAACCAACGTCAAATTGGCGACAATACAGAAGCCGCGTTTAAAGCCATATTCGAGCAAGGTAATTATCAAGCAGCTGTCAATTATCTCAATCAAGCCGCGACAACTGAACCGAATGAACCTTTAGCTTTCGCAATGAAAGCTTCGTTGGCGTATACATTAAATAATGACATCAATGCGTTTAGTAATTATGGCAAGCGTACCTTAGAAACAGGAAGACAGCTAATTGCGCAAGATCCCCTACGTGGTAATTTATATGCTGCTGTCGGTCACTTTTTACAAGGTGCAGCCGCTTTGGCACGCGAGGGGACAGTACGCGGTACACCACAAGCGCTATCCGAGTTAAGACAGGTTTATGCGTATTTAGACAAAGCCGAAGCCATTGCTCCCAACGATCCAGAACTAAATCTGCTGCGGGGCTATATGGATTTGATGTTAGCCGTCAATTTACCCTTTTCCAGTCCACAGCAAGCGATTGATAGACTTGTAAGATTTGCCGGACCTAGATATTTAGCCGATCGCGGTTTAGCAATTGGCTATCGCGATTTGGATCGATATACCGAAGCACTCACTTACGTCGATCGCGCAATACAAGCAACTCCGAATAATCCTGAGTTGTACTATCTTAAAGCCCAAATCCTTGCTGAACAAGGAAACAAGCAAAATAATCCATCCGCATTGAAAGCCGCGGTGGAAAACTTTGACCGCGCGATCGCCAAAAAAGACCAACTTCCATCAAGTCTAGTCCAGCAAATCGAACGCGAACGAAATAGAACTGTCCAACGCGTCAGCGGCGCTAGTTAA
- a CDS encoding DUF3531 family protein, producing the protein MQVQFREFDPFDVWIWLEFTTVPSEMEKRYVEEVFNSWFYLGKLGAFNAENLQVQEQGLDLSYMHYDEQTADDTLMALMHNMGEFEYQGTWGRCWFDLGTSDAIALDILINALKQLSQEYVNIATLYIGGENEDWKVEDSESRSSFIYDGSNN; encoded by the coding sequence ATGCAGGTACAGTTCCGCGAGTTCGATCCTTTTGATGTGTGGATTTGGCTAGAGTTTACTACAGTTCCGTCTGAGATGGAGAAACGCTATGTCGAAGAAGTCTTCAATTCCTGGTTTTATCTGGGTAAACTCGGTGCATTCAACGCGGAAAATCTACAAGTACAAGAGCAAGGTCTCGATCTCAGCTATATGCATTATGACGAACAGACAGCTGATGATACTTTAATGGCACTGATGCATAATATGGGAGAATTTGAGTATCAAGGAACATGGGGGCGTTGTTGGTTTGACCTAGGAACGAGCGATGCGATCGCGCTTGATATTCTCATTAATGCTCTAAAGCAACTCAGCCAGGAATATGTCAATATTGCAACGTTGTACATTGGCGGCGAAAATGAAGACTGGAAGGTAGAAGATAGCGAGAGTCGTTCGAGCTTTATCTACGACGGTAGTAACAATTAA
- a CDS encoding NUDIX hydrolase produces the protein MHKPGEIRVLALGLVKNSERVFLSQGYDPSKQQTFYRAMGGGVEFGETSRDALQREFYEEIQAEITNIRYLDCIESLFTYNDKPGHEILFVYQCDFVDPKFYQIDTLDFQEGKRKKTALWVECDRFKTGELKLVPEAFLNYL, from the coding sequence ATGCATAAACCTGGTGAGATTCGTGTATTAGCTTTGGGTTTAGTTAAAAATAGCGAACGCGTTTTTCTGTCTCAAGGCTACGATCCTAGCAAGCAACAAACTTTTTATCGCGCGATGGGCGGTGGTGTTGAGTTTGGAGAGACGAGTCGCGACGCCCTACAAAGAGAATTTTACGAAGAAATCCAAGCAGAAATTACGAATATTCGCTACCTCGACTGCATTGAAAGTTTGTTTACCTACAACGATAAACCAGGACATGAAATTCTTTTCGTTTATCAGTGCGATTTTGTCGATCCCAAATTTTATCAAATCGACACGCTTGATTTTCAAGAAGGTAAGCGCAAAAAAACCGCACTTTGGGTGGAGTGCGATCGTTTTAAAACTGGAGAACTCAAGTTAGTTCCTGAAGCGTTTCTAAATTATTTGTAA
- a CDS encoding ribose-phosphate pyrophosphokinase, producing the protein MKVLRGSAVLSSATLTLQSAPTAVADNNRLRLFSGSANVPFSQEVARYLGMELGPMIRKRFADGELYIQIQESIRGCDVYLIQPTCHPVNDNLMELLIMIDACRRASARQITAVIPYYGYARADRKTAGRESITAKLVANLITQAGANRIVAMDLHSAQIQGYFDIPFDHVYASPVLINYLASKQLPDLVVVSPDVGGVARARAFAKKLDDAPLAIIDKRRQAHNVAEVLNVIGDVEGKTAVLVDDMIDTGGTISEGAKLLREQGARQVYACATHAVFSPPAIERLSSGIFEEVIVTNTIPVPEDHRFEQLTVLSVANLIGETIWRVHEDSSVSSMFR; encoded by the coding sequence ATGAAGGTGCTCCGAGGGTCTGCCGTGCTCAGTTCTGCAACTTTGACACTTCAGTCAGCTCCTACCGCGGTTGCTGATAATAACCGTCTGCGCTTATTTTCTGGCTCTGCTAATGTACCGTTCTCCCAAGAAGTCGCTCGTTATTTGGGCATGGAATTGGGACCGATGATTAGAAAGCGCTTCGCAGATGGCGAACTTTACATTCAAATTCAAGAATCCATTCGCGGTTGTGATGTTTATCTCATTCAACCAACTTGCCATCCCGTTAATGATAATTTAATGGAATTGCTAATTATGATCGATGCCTGTCGTCGGGCTTCGGCGCGGCAGATTACAGCCGTTATTCCCTACTATGGTTACGCGAGGGCTGATCGTAAAACAGCGGGGCGCGAATCGATTACTGCTAAATTAGTAGCCAACTTGATTACTCAAGCAGGAGCTAATCGCATCGTAGCGATGGATTTACATTCCGCGCAAATTCAAGGCTACTTCGATATTCCCTTCGATCATGTTTATGCCTCGCCAGTTCTCATTAATTACTTAGCAAGTAAGCAACTTCCTGACTTAGTTGTCGTTTCGCCTGATGTCGGGGGTGTTGCTCGCGCAAGAGCATTTGCCAAAAAGTTAGATGACGCACCACTGGCAATTATCGATAAACGCCGTCAAGCGCACAATGTCGCAGAAGTTCTTAACGTTATTGGTGATGTTGAAGGCAAAACTGCGGTATTAGTAGACGATATGATCGATACTGGCGGTACAATCTCTGAGGGTGCTAAGTTATTGCGCGAACAAGGAGCGCGTCAAGTTTATGCGTGTGCGACGCACGCTGTGTTTTCACCACCAGCAATCGAGCGATTATCAAGCGGGATTTTTGAAGAAGTCATTGTCACAAACACAATTCCTGTTCCTGAAGATCATCGTTTTGAGCAACTCACAGTACTTTCAGTAGCAAATCTCATCGGTGAAACCATCTGGCGCGTTCACGAAGATAGTTCGGTAAGTAGTATGTTTCGTTGA
- a CDS encoding serine/threonine protein kinase, with amino-acid sequence MQPPIPLGSVLQNRYRITQILGQGGFGRTYLAQDQGRFGELCALKELIPNQNDSFLLEKSKELFQREAATLYQIQHPQVPQFRANFEEDQRLFLVQDYVEGKTYRDLLEERKAQGQTFSEAEVLQLIRQLLPVLAHLHTRGIIHRDISPDNIILRESDNKPVLIDFGVVKELATQFQSAQNLSQPTTVGKLGYAPSEQLQTGKAYPNSDLYALAVTAVVLLTGKEPQELFDDTELTWNWQQWVTVSPEFAVVLNRMLSIRPGDRYQSVVEVAKALSAVDRQATNPQLPNLQRSAIASTEASTPATTAPEVSQIQTIAVGRRPDLIVPNSRQPRQTDPVIPAPRKREIWENPWAVIGIGICVALVAGFGSLFLVSYFLSTRSTPEPQSFPSPVVPESPTPTVTETPSPEPTTFSQQLNLVPGATATVSGTLQANATANYTFNGEQGQQLSATLAQEGVLLTVLGPNQAPIEDLARRVTRYQGTLPFTGEYTIQLSPVQGIEESSYQLDILLENPVIPTPTPTPTETPPSTVVPTVVPERITVNPGETVTPSGITGPQQITRYLVNVQEGQVLSVAVAQGNVSLDIRDPDGQLIEGATNLLNWQSQVSQTGDYQIDVIPTVEEDVDFAVNIGIQNLQ; translated from the coding sequence ATGCAACCACCTATTCCACTGGGAAGTGTACTACAAAACCGTTACCGCATAACTCAAATTTTGGGTCAAGGAGGATTTGGGCGTACGTACTTAGCGCAAGACCAAGGGCGTTTTGGCGAACTCTGCGCGCTAAAAGAATTGATTCCCAACCAAAACGATAGTTTTCTTTTGGAAAAGTCAAAAGAACTATTTCAACGCGAAGCCGCAACTTTATATCAAATCCAACATCCTCAAGTACCGCAATTTCGTGCCAATTTTGAAGAGGATCAACGTTTATTTCTAGTGCAAGATTACGTTGAAGGCAAAACCTACCGTGACTTACTAGAAGAACGCAAAGCCCAAGGGCAAACTTTTTCGGAAGCTGAGGTGTTGCAGTTAATTAGACAATTATTACCAGTACTCGCGCATTTACACACCCGTGGCATTATTCACCGCGATATTTCACCCGACAATATTATTTTGCGCGAAAGCGACAATAAACCCGTACTAATTGATTTTGGTGTAGTCAAAGAATTAGCAACGCAGTTTCAATCAGCACAAAATCTATCACAACCGACTACTGTCGGCAAGTTGGGTTATGCGCCAAGCGAACAATTACAAACAGGAAAAGCGTACCCGAATAGCGATTTGTATGCTTTAGCCGTAACTGCGGTCGTACTACTCACGGGAAAAGAACCGCAAGAATTATTTGACGATACTGAACTGACTTGGAATTGGCAACAGTGGGTCACAGTCAGCCCAGAATTTGCAGTGGTGTTGAACCGAATGTTGAGTATTCGCCCAGGCGATCGCTACCAATCGGTTGTGGAAGTTGCCAAAGCCTTATCTGCTGTGGACCGTCAAGCGACAAATCCGCAACTACCTAATCTGCAACGCAGCGCAATCGCATCTACAGAAGCATCCACCCCTGCAACAACCGCACCCGAAGTATCGCAAATTCAAACCATCGCCGTCGGTCGTCGTCCTGACCTAATTGTGCCAAATTCTCGTCAACCAAGGCAAACAGATCCTGTCATTCCTGCACCGCGAAAACGCGAAATCTGGGAAAATCCGTGGGCGGTGATTGGAATCGGAATTTGTGTTGCTTTAGTCGCTGGATTTGGTTCGTTATTCCTTGTCAGTTATTTTCTCAGTACCCGCAGCACTCCAGAACCTCAGTCGTTTCCCTCTCCTGTTGTCCCCGAAAGCCCTACACCAACGGTAACTGAAACCCCCTCTCCTGAACCGACAACTTTTAGTCAACAATTGAATCTCGTACCTGGTGCGACAGCAACTGTTTCCGGTACGCTGCAAGCTAATGCAACGGCAAACTATACGTTTAACGGCGAACAAGGACAACAATTGAGTGCTACCCTCGCGCAAGAAGGCGTTCTTTTAACAGTATTGGGACCTAATCAAGCACCGATTGAAGACTTAGCCCGCAGGGTAACGCGCTATCAAGGAACATTGCCATTTACTGGCGAGTATACAATTCAACTTAGCCCTGTGCAAGGTATCGAAGAAAGTAGCTATCAGCTTGATATTTTACTGGAAAATCCTGTTATTCCAACACCTACACCAACGCCGACAGAAACACCACCATCAACCGTAGTACCAACTGTCGTCCCTGAACGAATTACAGTAAATCCTGGAGAAACTGTTACGCCATCCGGTATCACAGGACCCCAGCAAATTACCCGTTATCTAGTTAACGTACAAGAAGGGCAAGTTTTATCGGTAGCGGTAGCCCAAGGAAATGTTTCTTTAGATATTCGCGATCCGGACGGACAACTCATCGAAGGTGCTACAAATTTATTGAACTGGCAATCACAAGTGTCGCAAACTGGCGATTATCAAATTGATGTAATTCCCACAGTAGAAGAGGACGTTGACTTTGCAGTAAATATCGGCATCCAAAATTTACAATAG
- the bioD gene encoding dethiobiotin synthase: protein MNALLITGTDTDAGKTVLTTALAAYWRNHFRNFAIMKPIQSGVGDRELYAQLFSFNQSITEITPLYFAAPLAPPIAAAKENRDIDLAIVWRTFQQLKASRDFVLVEALGGLGSPVTAEFTVADLAAEWRLPTVLVVPVRLGAIAAAVANVALARQTRVLLKGIVLNCTQARSLQEIEDLTPPELIQSLTNIPVLGCLPYFTDPTDLDKLSEAAAALDLDLMS from the coding sequence ATGAATGCATTACTGATTACGGGAACAGATACCGACGCAGGAAAAACTGTTTTAACAACAGCGTTGGCTGCATACTGGCGAAATCATTTTCGTAACTTTGCAATTATGAAGCCGATTCAATCGGGAGTGGGCGATCGCGAACTTTACGCGCAGCTATTTTCATTCAATCAATCCATCACGGAAATTACGCCACTTTATTTTGCAGCTCCGCTAGCGCCACCAATCGCCGCTGCGAAGGAAAATCGCGATATCGATTTGGCAATTGTCTGGCGAACGTTCCAACAATTAAAGGCGTCGCGAGATTTTGTGCTGGTAGAAGCTTTAGGCGGATTAGGTTCGCCTGTAACGGCTGAGTTTACTGTTGCAGACTTAGCGGCTGAATGGCGCTTACCTACAGTGCTTGTCGTTCCTGTACGTTTAGGTGCGATCGCCGCTGCTGTTGCTAATGTCGCACTAGCCCGACAAACCCGCGTTCTGCTTAAAGGAATTGTTCTCAATTGCACGCAAGCGCGATCGCTACAGGAAATTGAAGATTTAACGCCGCCTGAATTAATTCAATCGCTGACAAATATCCCAGTTCTAGGTTGCTTGCCTTATTTTACTGATCCTACCGATTTAGATAAATTATCTGAAGCTGCTGCGGCTTTGGACTTGGATCTAATGTCATAG
- a CDS encoding Uma2 family endonuclease, whose amino-acid sequence MQLALKHLATTNTDILLSVPVGKSVLLENVDWQTFEKILTQLGDHRAARLAYDQGILEIMAPLPEHEYYKEAVGVLVQDLADVLDIDYETLGSTTWKRPDLLAGVEPDNCFYFQHESVIRGKLDFDLTQDPPPDLVLEIDITSKSLDRMPIYAKLGVPEIWRYDKGQIKIYQLQGEAYVETGISLAFPMIPVQQIIPFIQQHRAAGKKAMRRAFREWVRLQIA is encoded by the coding sequence ATGCAACTTGCCTTAAAACACTTAGCCACGACAAATACTGACATTCTCCTCAGCGTACCTGTAGGAAAAAGTGTCTTATTAGAAAATGTTGACTGGCAGACATTTGAGAAGATCTTAACTCAATTGGGAGACCATCGTGCTGCTCGACTTGCGTATGACCAAGGAATCCTAGAAATTATGGCTCCTCTCCCAGAACATGAATACTACAAAGAAGCAGTTGGAGTTTTAGTACAAGATTTAGCAGATGTCCTCGATATTGATTACGAAACTCTTGGTTCAACAACTTGGAAACGCCCAGACTTGTTAGCAGGAGTAGAACCCGATAACTGTTTTTACTTTCAACACGAGTCAGTCATTCGCGGTAAATTAGATTTTGACCTTACCCAAGATCCACCACCCGATTTAGTTTTAGAAATTGACATTACGAGTAAATCACTCGATCGAATGCCGATTTATGCAAAATTAGGCGTTCCTGAAATTTGGCGTTACGATAAAGGACAAATTAAAATTTACCAACTTCAGGGCGAAGCATATGTCGAAACCGGTATAAGTCTCGCCTTTCCCATGATTCCAGTACAGCAAATTATTCCTTTTATTCAGCAACATCGAGCCGCAGGGAAAAAAGCAATGCGCCGTGCCTTCCGTGAATGGGTTAGGCTACAGATAGCGTAA
- a CDS encoding M20 family metallopeptidase → MVSTSSKPLNIDLSRIRSDIQALQPQLVAWRRKLHQRPELGFQEHLTAEFVAEKLQEWGIEHQTGIAKTGIVATIRGQRSEVRQKEKETVLAIRADMDALPIQEENDVPYRSQHDGVMHACGHDGHTAIALGTAYYLSQHLDTFSGTVKIIFQPAEEGPGGAKPMIEAGVLKNPDVDAIVGLHLWNNLPLGTVGVRSGALMAAVEKFHCTILGKGGHGAMPHQTIDSVVVAAQIVNALQTIVARNVDPIESAVVTVGELHAGTALNVIADTARMSGTVRYFNPKLEGYFAQRIEQVIAGICQSHGAKYELNYSHLYPPVINDPGMAEFVRSQAVRVVETPLGIVPECQTMGGEDMSFFLQQVPGCYFFLGAANLSKNLAYPHHHPRFDFDETALGMGVEIFVRCVENFS, encoded by the coding sequence ATGGTTTCTACTTCCTCAAAACCTCTTAATATTGATTTATCTCGTATTCGCTCAGATATTCAAGCTTTACAACCGCAGTTAGTTGCGTGGCGGCGCAAGTTGCATCAACGCCCAGAACTAGGGTTTCAAGAACACTTGACTGCCGAATTTGTTGCCGAAAAACTGCAAGAATGGGGCATTGAGCATCAAACAGGAATTGCTAAAACAGGAATTGTTGCGACTATTAGAGGTCAGAGGTCAGAGGTTAGACAGAAAGAAAAAGAAACTGTGTTGGCGATTCGAGCGGATATGGATGCGTTACCGATTCAGGAAGAAAATGACGTGCCTTACCGTTCGCAGCACGATGGAGTAATGCACGCCTGCGGTCACGACGGTCATACTGCGATCGCTCTTGGTACGGCTTACTATCTTTCACAACACCTTGATACGTTTAGCGGTACTGTAAAAATTATCTTCCAGCCAGCAGAAGAAGGACCAGGAGGCGCTAAACCAATGATTGAGGCGGGAGTATTAAAAAATCCCGATGTTGATGCAATCGTTGGTTTACATTTATGGAATAATCTGCCTTTGGGTACGGTAGGCGTTCGCAGTGGTGCGCTGATGGCAGCTGTCGAAAAGTTTCATTGCACAATCTTAGGTAAAGGCGGGCATGGTGCCATGCCGCATCAAACGATTGATTCAGTAGTTGTAGCTGCCCAAATTGTCAATGCTTTGCAAACAATCGTAGCACGAAATGTCGATCCAATTGAATCAGCAGTTGTAACTGTAGGCGAACTTCATGCGGGGACAGCGCTGAATGTAATTGCAGATACTGCCAGAATGAGCGGTACAGTACGATATTTTAACCCGAAGTTGGAGGGGTATTTTGCTCAACGCATCGAGCAAGTTATTGCGGGAATTTGCCAAAGTCATGGTGCAAAGTATGAATTGAATTACTCGCACCTCTATCCTCCAGTGATTAACGATCCTGGTATGGCAGAATTTGTGCGATCGCAAGCTGTCAGAGTTGTGGAAACACCGCTAGGAATTGTCCCTGAGTGTCAAACTATGGGAGGCGAAGATATGTCGTTCTTTTTGCAGCAAGTTCCTGGATGCTACTTCTTTTTAGGTGCGGCAAATCTGAGTAAAAACTTGGCGTATCCCCACCACCATCCCCGTTTTGACTTTGATGAAACCGCTTTAGGAATGGGGGTAGAGATCTTTGTACGCTGTGTGGAGAATTTTAGTTAA
- a CDS encoding NAD(P)-dependent oxidoreductase: protein MSDRIHESKYLPGRVVVTSSGNLAQRIAHHFSTGTVITLPHDRVVLDAPDTFALVPGIQPVDALLMDSLPQLKLIQRSGVGVENVDIPAATQRGIYVANVPSAGTGNAESVAELVILHMLALARNYRGGELNWNQPEGQSLWKKTVGIYGLGGIGQALARRLRAFEVQLLGIKRQLDPQLAHTLGLEWLGTPTERSHLLQHSDFVVIAASADNVTQPFGWEDFQQMKSSAYLINVTRGAWVDESALVTALQNKVIAGAGLDVFQQEPLPADSPLLQANLHLTLTPHLGGHTDTASTGIAKAVVTNILRVAQGQTPENCLNVEVQG, encoded by the coding sequence ATGAGCGATCGCATACACGAGTCTAAATATCTTCCTGGGCGTGTCGTTGTGACGTCCTCCGGTAACTTAGCACAGCGGATAGCTCATCATTTTTCTACTGGAACTGTCATCACTTTACCGCACGATCGCGTTGTTCTCGATGCGCCTGATACATTTGCCTTGGTTCCAGGTATTCAACCTGTCGATGCACTGCTGATGGATAGCTTACCGCAACTCAAACTAATTCAACGTTCAGGCGTTGGGGTGGAAAATGTTGATATTCCAGCAGCAACACAACGCGGTATCTATGTCGCTAATGTTCCCTCGGCGGGGACAGGTAATGCAGAATCAGTCGCAGAACTTGTAATCTTACATATGCTAGCTTTAGCGCGAAACTATCGCGGTGGTGAACTTAACTGGAATCAACCTGAAGGACAAAGTTTGTGGAAAAAAACGGTTGGTATCTACGGTTTGGGCGGTATTGGACAAGCACTTGCACGCAGATTACGGGCTTTTGAGGTGCAACTACTAGGAATTAAGCGACAACTCGATCCACAATTAGCTCATACCCTTGGTTTAGAGTGGCTGGGAACTCCAACTGAGCGATCGCATTTACTACAACACTCCGATTTTGTCGTTATTGCGGCTTCAGCGGATAATGTTACGCAACCTTTTGGTTGGGAAGACTTTCAACAAATGAAATCTAGTGCGTATCTCATCAACGTGACTCGCGGTGCGTGGGTAGATGAAAGCGCTTTAGTAACAGCCTTACAAAATAAAGTCATTGCAGGTGCAGGACTTGACGTCTTTCAACAAGAACCATTACCAGCCGATTCCCCACTTCTGCAAGCAAACTTGCATCTAACACTCACTCCACATTTAGGCGGACATACAGATACTGCTTCCACAGGAATTGCCAAGGCTGTCGTGACAAATATTCTACGAGTCGCACAAGGTCAAACACCAGAAAATTGTCTTAACGTGGAAGTACAGGGATAA